In Janibacter sp. CX7, a single genomic region encodes these proteins:
- a CDS encoding methyltransferase domain-containing protein — translation MNADADVPSQPSSPVERALVARGWADIDLVERLGPGPSRRAREAVMVADRDRARAWYRPPQREHSAEGEVPPASESNVVRFRRVVGFISPGERIFEVGVGQGVLATLMLRDGEAASYRGIELEQRWVDATRAMLATNGLADRSSVDLGNLYDLTRADVEASGASLVVCCEVVEHVPDPDEAVRTLARALPEGTDLLFSVPLVGRLEGVWGHTQAFGAARLHRLLGQAGLVAHHVEVLHDTWAFVLASTSTDPSPRAARILEAESGPDPQRFLEPSFTAMDNVPVTELERREPHWVKRVEDLAVEPCLREAHRPEGPVDGLRVTGRSGYVFKGPGRGWSSYAGLAFAVPSGVQGARLQLDVPDLDAADEVRVEWRRDGERCGLWVWKPREDRPATRYPTFLIAPDRQGAILRRTPGSRVVGADEVEVVVRAHEDAPIDFAVRRWAWVS, via the coding sequence GTGAACGCCGACGCCGACGTCCCGAGCCAGCCGTCCTCCCCGGTCGAGCGGGCCCTCGTGGCCCGCGGCTGGGCCGACATCGACCTCGTCGAGCGGCTCGGGCCCGGGCCCTCCCGCCGGGCCCGCGAGGCGGTCATGGTCGCCGACCGCGACCGCGCCCGGGCCTGGTACCGGCCCCCACAGCGCGAGCACTCGGCCGAAGGGGAGGTCCCGCCGGCGTCCGAGTCCAATGTCGTGCGCTTCCGGCGCGTCGTCGGCTTCATCTCGCCGGGGGAGCGGATCTTCGAGGTGGGTGTCGGGCAGGGCGTCCTCGCGACCCTCATGCTGCGTGACGGCGAGGCCGCGAGCTACCGCGGCATCGAGCTCGAGCAGCGATGGGTGGACGCCACCCGCGCCATGCTCGCGACCAACGGGCTCGCCGACCGCAGCTCGGTCGACCTCGGCAACCTCTACGACCTCACCCGGGCCGACGTCGAGGCGAGCGGGGCGAGCCTCGTCGTGTGCTGCGAGGTCGTCGAGCACGTGCCCGACCCCGACGAGGCCGTGCGCACGCTCGCCCGTGCCCTGCCCGAGGGCACGGACCTGCTCTTCTCGGTGCCGCTCGTCGGCCGTCTCGAGGGCGTGTGGGGGCACACCCAGGCCTTCGGCGCCGCACGGCTGCACCGGCTGCTCGGCCAGGCGGGTCTGGTCGCCCACCACGTCGAGGTGCTCCACGACACCTGGGCCTTCGTCCTCGCCTCGACGAGCACCGATCCCTCGCCGCGGGCGGCGCGCATCCTCGAGGCCGAGAGCGGTCCGGACCCGCAGCGCTTCCTCGAGCCGTCCTTCACGGCCATGGACAACGTGCCGGTGACCGAGCTGGAGCGGCGCGAGCCGCACTGGGTCAAGCGGGTCGAGGACCTGGCCGTCGAGCCCTGCCTGCGGGAGGCGCACCGCCCCGAGGGGCCGGTCGACGGGCTGCGCGTCACCGGGCGATCGGGCTACGTCTTCAAGGGGCCCGGTCGCGGGTGGTCCTCGTACGCCGGGCTCGCCTTCGCCGTGCCCAGCGGTGTGCAGGGGGCGCGGCTCCAGCTCGATGTGCCCGACCTCGACGCCGCCGACGAGGTGCGGGTCGAGTGGCGCCGCGATGGCGAGCGCTGCGGGCTGTGGGTGTGGAAGCCCCGCGAGGACCGGCCCGCAACCCGCTACCCGACCTTCCTCATCGCCCCCGACCGGCAGGGCGCCATCCTGCGTCGCACGCCCGGCTCCCGGGTCGTGGGGGCCGACGAGGTCGAGGTCGTCGTGCGGGCGCACGAGGACGCGCCGATTGACTTCGCCGTCCGGCGGTGGGCCTGGGTGAGCTGA
- a CDS encoding immune inhibitor A domain-containing protein: protein MKRRHTHVVSGLAASALVLTLAPMAASAGTTAGVAPEDPAASTARHDDLPNPLGDAQRELRKDAVDQLLAGEAKVVTKNGTKVIEVKSKDKAERHTTAAGVTKDKGPKGRTKYVQYDVNREASVFTILTDFGDQTIPEAGGEAGPVNNEIPEPDRANNNSTIWDDNFGRDHYLDLMFGEGKESFKDFYLKQSNGRFLTKGDVSDWVTVPYNEARYGSNELASEADGYWNYVKDTAQAWYDDQVAQGKSNAEIQDYLAQFDVWDRYDFDGDGDFNEPDGYIDHFQAIHAGEGEEAGGGAQGEDAIWSHRWYAYSNNAGKTGPAQNKLGGVPLGDSGIWIGDYTTEPENGGLGVFTHEFGHDLGLPDLYDTAGGDNGTGFWTLMSGGSWLNDGTEDIGSSPGYMGAWEKLQLGWLDYTTVNPGEKKNFKLGPADRDDAKLAQAAAVVLPKETVETDYNTPHSGSYEWWSGSDNDLNTSLTREIDLTGATSADLTAQLALSTEADYDYLYTEVSTDGGSSWEELSADDGGDLSWNEVSHDLSAYAGKKILFRWRYQTDGGVSEKGAFVDDITITVDGATVLSDDVESGDNGWTADGWTRMSGSTSEEVQSYYLAENRVYSGYDKNLKTGPYNFGWATTRPDWVERFPYQDGLLVWYINNAYADNNTSTHPGYGQVLPVDARPTPVTFPNGALLGNRRQPFDATFGTQRTDAVTFHNKGVASQVPSQPAITTFDDSDPDRYWSEQNPWSSTKVAGSGTTIRVKSQSGDNVNLQVQAGTR from the coding sequence GTGAAGAGACGTCACACCCACGTCGTGTCAGGTCTCGCCGCGTCCGCTCTCGTGCTCACCCTCGCGCCCATGGCCGCGAGTGCTGGGACGACCGCCGGCGTGGCGCCCGAGGACCCTGCTGCCTCGACCGCCCGGCACGACGACCTGCCCAACCCGCTCGGTGATGCGCAGCGCGAGCTGCGCAAGGACGCCGTCGACCAGCTGCTGGCCGGCGAGGCCAAGGTGGTCACCAAGAACGGCACCAAGGTCATCGAGGTCAAGAGCAAGGACAAGGCGGAGCGGCACACCACCGCCGCGGGTGTCACCAAGGACAAGGGCCCCAAGGGGCGCACGAAGTACGTCCAGTACGACGTCAACCGCGAGGCCTCGGTCTTCACGATCCTCACGGACTTCGGCGACCAGACGATCCCGGAGGCCGGCGGCGAGGCCGGCCCGGTCAACAACGAGATCCCCGAGCCGGACCGCGCCAACAACAACTCGACGATCTGGGACGACAACTTCGGTCGCGACCACTACCTCGACCTGATGTTCGGCGAGGGCAAGGAGTCCTTCAAGGACTTCTACCTCAAGCAGTCCAACGGTCGCTTCCTCACCAAGGGCGACGTCAGCGACTGGGTGACCGTCCCCTACAACGAGGCCCGCTACGGCTCCAACGAGCTCGCCTCCGAGGCCGACGGCTACTGGAACTACGTCAAGGACACCGCGCAGGCCTGGTACGACGACCAGGTCGCCCAGGGCAAGTCCAACGCCGAGATCCAGGACTACCTCGCGCAGTTCGACGTCTGGGACCGCTACGACTTCGACGGTGACGGCGACTTCAACGAGCCCGACGGCTACATCGACCACTTCCAGGCGATCCACGCCGGTGAGGGCGAGGAGGCCGGCGGCGGTGCCCAGGGCGAGGACGCCATCTGGAGCCACCGCTGGTACGCCTACAGCAACAACGCCGGCAAGACCGGCCCCGCGCAGAACAAGCTCGGCGGTGTGCCGCTGGGTGACTCCGGTATCTGGATCGGTGACTACACGACCGAGCCCGAGAACGGCGGTCTGGGTGTCTTCACCCACGAGTTCGGCCACGACCTCGGTCTGCCCGACCTCTACGACACCGCGGGTGGCGACAACGGCACCGGCTTCTGGACCCTGATGTCCGGTGGCTCGTGGCTCAACGACGGCACCGAGGACATCGGCTCCAGCCCGGGCTACATGGGTGCCTGGGAGAAGCTGCAGCTCGGCTGGCTCGACTACACGACGGTCAACCCCGGCGAGAAGAAGAACTTCAAGCTCGGCCCGGCCGACCGTGACGACGCCAAGCTCGCGCAGGCCGCTGCGGTCGTCCTGCCCAAGGAGACCGTCGAGACCGACTACAACACCCCGCACTCGGGCAGCTACGAGTGGTGGTCCGGGTCGGACAACGACCTCAACACCTCGCTCACCCGCGAGATCGACCTCACCGGTGCGACGTCGGCCGACCTGACCGCTCAGCTGGCCCTGAGCACCGAGGCGGACTACGACTACCTCTACACCGAGGTCAGCACCGACGGCGGTTCCTCGTGGGAGGAGCTGTCCGCGGACGACGGCGGCGACCTGTCGTGGAACGAGGTCTCCCACGACCTGAGCGCCTACGCCGGCAAGAAGATCCTCTTCCGCTGGCGCTACCAGACCGACGGCGGTGTCTCGGAGAAGGGCGCCTTCGTCGACGACATCACGATCACCGTCGACGGTGCGACCGTGCTGTCCGACGACGTCGAGTCCGGTGACAACGGCTGGACGGCCGACGGCTGGACCCGCATGTCGGGCTCCACGTCCGAGGAGGTCCAGAGCTACTACCTCGCCGAGAACCGCGTGTACTCCGGGTACGACAAGAACCTCAAGACCGGTCCGTACAACTTCGGCTGGGCCACGACCCGTCCCGACTGGGTCGAGCGCTTCCCGTACCAGGACGGCCTGCTCGTCTGGTACATCAACAACGCCTACGCCGACAACAACACGAGCACGCACCCCGGCTACGGCCAGGTCCTGCCCGTGGACGCGCGACCGACCCCGGTCACCTTCCCGAACGGCGCGCTGCTCGGCAACCGTCGTCAGCCCTTCGACGCGACCTTCGGGACGCAGCGCACCGACGCGGTGACCTTCCACAACAAGGGCGTCGCGAGCCAGGTGCCGTCGCAGCCGGCGATCACCACCTTCGACGACTCCGACCCGGACCGCTACTGGTCCGAGCAGAACCCGTGGAGCTCGACGAAGGTGGCCGGTTCGGGCACGACCATCAGGGTCAAGAGCCAGTCCGGTGACAACGTCAACCTCCAGGTCCAGGCGGGCACCCGCTGA
- the panB gene encoding 3-methyl-2-oxobutanoate hydroxymethyltransferase: MSETTAPYGSGSSPAPIAPKRVRIPHLQAMKERGERWAMLTAYDMYAAQVFDGAGIPVLLVGDSAGNNVYGYETTVPVTLDEMIPLTRAVAGGAASALIVADLPFGTYQASPEQGYLSAARLMKEGLAHAVKLEGGAEMAPTIERMTKGGIPVMAHIGFTPQSEHTLGGYRVQGRGEAAAKLLEDAHAVQAAGAFAVVMEMVPAPSAAEVTRELRIPTIGIGAGPDCDAQVLVWQDMAGLRTGKAPRFVKRYADLATVLGDAARAYAADVADGSFPAAEHSFES; encoded by the coding sequence ATGAGCGAGACGACCGCCCCCTACGGCTCCGGGTCCTCCCCGGCCCCCATCGCCCCCAAGCGGGTGCGCATCCCCCACCTGCAGGCGATGAAGGAGCGCGGCGAGCGCTGGGCCATGCTCACCGCCTACGACATGTACGCCGCGCAGGTCTTCGACGGCGCCGGCATCCCCGTGCTGCTCGTCGGCGACTCCGCCGGCAACAACGTCTACGGCTACGAGACCACCGTCCCCGTGACCCTCGACGAGATGATCCCGCTGACCCGCGCCGTCGCCGGCGGGGCGGCGAGCGCGCTCATCGTGGCGGACCTCCCCTTCGGCACCTACCAGGCCTCTCCCGAGCAGGGCTACCTCTCCGCGGCCCGTCTCATGAAGGAAGGCCTGGCGCACGCGGTCAAGCTCGAGGGCGGCGCCGAGATGGCGCCGACGATCGAGCGGATGACGAAGGGGGGCATCCCCGTCATGGCGCACATCGGCTTCACCCCGCAGAGCGAGCACACCCTGGGCGGCTACCGCGTCCAGGGCCGCGGCGAGGCCGCGGCGAAGCTGCTCGAGGACGCCCACGCCGTGCAGGCGGCCGGCGCCTTCGCCGTCGTCATGGAGATGGTGCCGGCGCCCTCCGCAGCCGAGGTCACCCGCGAGCTGCGCATCCCGACCATCGGCATCGGCGCCGGCCCCGACTGCGACGCCCAGGTGCTCGTCTGGCAGGACATGGCCGGCCTGCGCACCGGCAAGGCACCGCGCTTCGTCAAGCGCTACGCCGACCTCGCGACGGTGCTCGGCGACGCCGCCCGTGCCTACGCCGCCGACGTGGCCGACGGCAGCTTCCCCGCGGCAGAGCACTCCTTCGAGAGCTGA
- a CDS encoding bifunctional 2-polyprenyl-6-hydroxyphenol methylase/3-demethylubiquinol 3-O-methyltransferase UbiG, which translates to MAPDDLPEIRTRWSEVSGGIDAAHAYQRRFDELASGGADLDGEARFVHALHEPPARILDAGCGTGRVATELTRLGHDVVGVDADAAMVEVARERDVVTRFVHADLATLSLSTQTFDVVLLAGNVVPFLADGTLVDVLRRMRAHLATDGRLVAGWSLPGHQPQGAAAVSAEDYEQAAFAADLSLVQRYATWDAQRWPGDGSYALTVHRPR; encoded by the coding sequence ATGGCTCCCGACGACCTGCCCGAGATCCGCACCCGGTGGTCGGAGGTGTCGGGCGGGATCGATGCCGCGCACGCCTACCAGCGGCGCTTCGACGAGCTGGCGAGCGGCGGTGCCGACCTCGACGGCGAGGCCCGCTTCGTCCACGCGCTGCACGAGCCGCCTGCCCGCATCCTCGACGCGGGGTGCGGCACCGGCCGGGTCGCGACCGAGCTGACCCGCCTCGGGCACGACGTCGTCGGGGTCGATGCCGATGCGGCGATGGTCGAGGTCGCCCGGGAGCGCGATGTCGTCACGCGCTTCGTCCACGCCGACCTCGCGACGCTGTCGCTGTCGACGCAGACCTTCGACGTCGTGCTGCTCGCGGGCAATGTCGTGCCCTTCCTCGCCGACGGCACCCTCGTCGACGTGCTGCGCCGGATGCGTGCGCACCTGGCGACGGACGGTCGGCTCGTCGCCGGCTGGTCCCTGCCGGGGCACCAGCCGCAGGGCGCCGCCGCCGTCTCGGCCGAGGACTACGAGCAGGCGGCCTTCGCCGCCGACCTCTCCCTCGTGCAGCGCTACGCGACGTGGGACGCGCAGCGCTGGCCGGGTGACGGCTCCTACGCCCTCACGGTGCACCGGCCCCGCTGA
- the ppgK gene encoding polyphosphate--glucose phosphotransferase, with translation MSKKPDALGIDIGGSGIKGAPVDLDKGSFTDDRLRIATPEESTPEALCDVVAQIADHFAVKKDLPLGITIPAVVMHGVVQTAANIDKSWIGVDADQLFSDRLGREVHLVNDADAAGVAERYYGAAKGEKGTVVLTTLGTGIGTALIVDGRLVPNTELGHIEVNGHDAETRAAESVRERDDLTVEQWAERLQAYYSRLEALLWPDLFVVGGGVSKQADTFLPLLDLRTPIVPAKLKNKAGIIGAARLAAKGS, from the coding sequence ATGAGCAAGAAGCCCGACGCCCTGGGCATCGACATCGGCGGCAGCGGCATCAAGGGTGCCCCCGTCGACCTCGACAAGGGCAGCTTCACCGACGACCGGCTGCGCATCGCGACGCCGGAGGAGTCCACCCCCGAGGCGCTGTGCGACGTCGTCGCCCAGATCGCCGACCACTTCGCGGTGAAGAAGGACCTGCCTCTGGGCATCACGATCCCCGCGGTCGTCATGCACGGCGTCGTCCAGACCGCGGCCAACATCGACAAGTCGTGGATCGGCGTCGACGCCGACCAGCTCTTCAGCGACCGGCTCGGCCGCGAGGTCCACCTCGTCAACGACGCCGACGCCGCCGGGGTCGCCGAGCGCTACTACGGCGCGGCGAAGGGAGAGAAGGGCACCGTCGTCCTCACCACCCTCGGCACCGGCATCGGCACCGCCCTGATCGTCGACGGTCGGCTCGTGCCCAACACCGAGCTCGGGCACATCGAGGTCAACGGCCACGACGCGGAGACCCGCGCCGCCGAGTCCGTGCGCGAGCGCGACGACCTGACGGTGGAGCAGTGGGCGGAGCGCCTGCAGGCCTACTACTCGCGGCTCGAGGCGCTGCTGTGGCCGGACCTCTTCGTCGTCGGAGGCGGCGTCAGCAAGCAGGCCGACACCTTCCTGCCGCTGCTCGACCTGCGCACCCCGATCGTGCCGGCGAAGCTGAAGAACAAGGCCGGCATCATCGGTGCCGCCCGGCTGGCGGCCAAGGGCTCCTGA
- a CDS encoding APC family permease, with amino-acid sequence MTTSPGASSQALSRRLGLTDAVGVGLASMLGAGLFVVFAPAAAQAGSLLLVAVVVAGLLATANATSTARLAALYPESGGAYVYGRERLGVKWGHLAGWGFISGKIASCAAMALTIGVHIAPGWSQAVAVVVVLAVLALDLQGIQRSAGVARVIALTVIALVLVFVVVLLTSPPVTADTPPPTPPGSGGVLGVAQAVGFLFFAFAGYARVATLGEEVVEPRRTIPRAVAISLGIVLALYVLISLALTHTLGAGWVAAREAPLAEAAEISAWPWLGPALRVLAVVAAGGALLALTLGVSRTVLAMARDRHLPPSLARLDGPHHLPRRAECVVAGFIIVLVVLVDLRGVIGFSSFCVLVYYAVANASALTLPGSPLLRVVSALGLLGCVAVAVLLPWQSVVTGAVVLAIGAFIGWVRHTTRE; translated from the coding sequence ATGACGACCTCGCCGGGCGCCTCCTCCCAGGCCCTCTCCCGCCGGCTCGGGCTCACCGACGCCGTGGGTGTGGGCCTGGCCTCGATGCTCGGGGCCGGGCTCTTCGTCGTCTTCGCCCCGGCCGCCGCCCAGGCCGGCTCGCTGCTGCTCGTCGCCGTCGTCGTCGCGGGGCTGCTCGCCACCGCCAATGCGACCTCCACCGCACGGCTGGCGGCTCTCTACCCGGAGTCGGGCGGCGCCTACGTCTACGGCCGCGAGCGACTCGGGGTCAAGTGGGGTCACCTCGCGGGCTGGGGATTCATCAGCGGCAAGATCGCCTCGTGCGCCGCGATGGCCCTGACGATCGGCGTGCACATCGCCCCGGGGTGGTCGCAGGCCGTCGCGGTCGTCGTCGTGCTCGCGGTCCTCGCGCTCGACCTCCAGGGCATCCAGCGCTCGGCCGGCGTCGCGCGGGTCATCGCCCTGACCGTCATCGCGCTCGTCCTCGTCTTCGTCGTCGTGCTGCTCACCAGCCCGCCGGTCACCGCCGACACGCCCCCGCCGACGCCGCCCGGCTCCGGTGGCGTGCTCGGCGTCGCCCAGGCCGTGGGCTTCCTCTTCTTCGCCTTCGCAGGCTATGCCCGCGTGGCCACCCTCGGCGAGGAGGTCGTCGAGCCGCGCCGCACGATCCCCCGCGCCGTGGCGATCTCCCTGGGCATCGTGCTCGCGCTCTACGTGCTCATCAGCCTCGCGCTCACCCACACCCTCGGGGCCGGGTGGGTCGCGGCCCGGGAGGCTCCGCTCGCCGAGGCCGCGGAGATCTCGGCCTGGCCCTGGCTCGGGCCGGCCCTGCGGGTCCTGGCCGTCGTCGCGGCGGGCGGTGCGCTGCTCGCCCTGACGCTCGGGGTCTCGCGCACGGTGCTCGCCATGGCGCGCGACCGCCACCTGCCGCCGTCGCTCGCCCGGCTCGACGGCCCGCACCACCTGCCGCGGCGCGCCGAGTGCGTCGTCGCCGGCTTCATCATCGTGCTCGTCGTGCTCGTCGACCTGCGCGGGGTCATCGGCTTCTCGAGCTTCTGCGTGCTCGTCTACTACGCGGTGGCCAATGCGAGTGCGCTCACCCTGCCCGGCAGCCCGTTGCTGCGCGTCGTCTCGGCGCTCGGCCTGCTCGGCTGCGTCGCCGTGGCCGTGCTCCTGCCCTGGCAGTCGGTGGTCACCGGTGCCGTCGTGCTCGCGATCGGCGCCTTCATCGGGTGGGTCCGGCACACGACGCGGGAGTGA
- a CDS encoding methionine aminopeptidase, with translation MAYWFNIETKQVETDDNRSQGEDVMGPYETEAEAAAALATAAAKTEAWDEQDRKDREWETGDAGA, from the coding sequence ATGGCGTACTGGTTCAACATCGAGACCAAGCAGGTCGAGACCGACGACAACCGCTCCCAGGGCGAGGACGTCATGGGGCCCTACGAGACCGAGGCCGAGGCCGCGGCCGCGCTCGCCACCGCCGCGGCCAAGACCGAGGCCTGGGACGAGCAGGACCGCAAGGACCGCGAGTGGGAGACCGGCGACGCCGGCGCCTGA
- a CDS encoding TMEM165/GDT1 family protein produces the protein MFSALVLSTVVIFVAELGDKSQLMAMTFATRYRARDVILGITAATALVHLASVGIGYFIGASFEKYQSPIAILAGIAFLGFAAWTLRGDELTDEEAQKARKAKGSALLAVGVAFFLAELGDKTMLATITLAVRENWLGTWIGSTVGMVAADALAIGVGAILGRKLPEKVITYGAAAAFAIFGLILIAEGLGWLG, from the coding sequence ATGTTCTCAGCACTGGTGCTCAGCACCGTGGTCATCTTCGTCGCCGAGCTCGGCGACAAGAGCCAGCTCATGGCGATGACCTTCGCGACCCGCTACCGGGCCCGCGACGTCATCCTCGGCATCACCGCCGCCACCGCCCTCGTGCACCTGGCGTCGGTGGGCATCGGCTACTTCATCGGCGCGAGCTTCGAGAAATACCAGAGCCCCATCGCGATCCTCGCCGGCATCGCCTTCCTCGGCTTCGCGGCCTGGACCCTGCGCGGGGACGAGCTCACCGACGAGGAGGCGCAGAAGGCGCGCAAGGCCAAGGGCTCCGCGCTCCTGGCGGTCGGTGTCGCCTTCTTCCTCGCCGAGCTCGGTGACAAGACGATGCTCGCGACGATCACCCTGGCCGTGCGCGAGAACTGGCTCGGCACGTGGATCGGCTCGACGGTCGGCATGGTGGCCGCGGACGCCCTCGCCATCGGTGTCGGCGCGATCCTCGGCCGCAAGCTCCCGGAAAAGGTCATCACCTACGGTGCCGCCGCCGCCTTCGCGATCTTCGGCCTGATCCTCATCGCCGAGGGTCTGGGCTGGCTGGGCTGA
- the map gene encoding type I methionyl aminopeptidase — MPAAAATVTPGEVSPRRSVPATIRRPEYVDRPAPAPFDGSEIKDAETIERMRHASRIAAQALAAAGAAVAPGVTTDEVDRVGHEYLLDHGAYPSTLGYRGFPKSLCTSVNEVVCHGIPDSRRIEDGDIVNIDITAYVGGVHGDTNATFLAGDVAEESRLLVERTHEAMLRGIKAALPGRQINIIGRVIERYAARFGYGVVRDYTGHGIGTSFHSGLVVPHYDAAPEHATVIEPGMTFTIEPMLNLGTPDWDLWDDGWTVVTRDRRPSAQFEHTILITDDGNEILTLP, encoded by the coding sequence ATGCCTGCCGCTGCCGCAACCGTGACACCCGGTGAGGTCTCCCCCCGTCGGTCCGTGCCCGCCACGATCCGTCGGCCGGAGTACGTCGACCGCCCGGCACCGGCCCCCTTCGACGGCAGCGAGATCAAGGACGCCGAGACCATCGAGCGGATGCGGCACGCGTCGCGGATCGCGGCGCAGGCCCTGGCCGCGGCCGGCGCCGCCGTCGCTCCCGGCGTGACGACCGATGAGGTCGACCGGGTCGGTCACGAGTACCTCCTCGACCACGGCGCCTACCCGTCGACCCTGGGCTACCGGGGCTTCCCGAAGTCGCTGTGCACCTCGGTCAACGAGGTCGTCTGCCACGGCATCCCGGACTCGCGGCGGATCGAGGACGGCGACATCGTCAACATCGACATCACCGCATATGTCGGCGGCGTGCACGGCGACACCAATGCGACCTTCCTCGCCGGTGACGTCGCCGAGGAGTCGAGGCTGCTCGTCGAGCGCACCCACGAGGCGATGCTGCGCGGGATCAAGGCGGCCCTGCCGGGGCGGCAGATCAACATCATCGGCCGGGTCATCGAGCGCTACGCGGCCCGCTTCGGCTACGGCGTCGTGCGCGACTACACCGGCCACGGCATCGGCACGAGCTTCCACTCCGGGCTCGTCGTGCCGCACTACGACGCGGCCCCGGAGCACGCGACGGTCATCGAGCCCGGCATGACCTTCACCATCGAGCCGATGCTCAACCTCGGCACCCCCGACTGGGACCTGTGGGACGACGGCTGGACCGTCGTCACCCGCGACCGGCGGCCCTCGGCGCAGTTCGAGCACACGATCCTCATCACCGACGACGGCAACGAGATCCTCACCCTCCCCTGA
- a CDS encoding RNB domain-containing ribonuclease: MAGMAAAHRTVTLRPTDPEAGEVVAAAGLTQRFDAIRAEQEVPEEFPADVLAEAERVAAQPLSRPETDLTDLPFVTIDPPGSMDLDQAMHLSREGDGYRVRYAIAHLESFVEPGGAIDAEARRRGQTIYAPDTRTPLHPPVLSEGAASLLPDEVRPAYVWDIRLDATGKHTAAEVHPALVRSVERLEYTAVQAAVDGGTDDERLLLLKEIGELRIALEQQRGGASLPMPDQEVEEVEGGFRLHLRPLVPSEDWNAQISLLTGMVAAEMMLEARVGILRTMPEPEEQAVTQLRRIAGALGVEWAEGTAHGAFLRSLDGSDPKHLALIHESTVLFRGAGYTAFDGQQPEIVEQAAIAAPYAHVTAPLRRLVDRFGLALCAAVSAGQEVPQWVREALPLLPELMEISDRRAGAVERATTDAVEAATLADRVGQTFAAVVVDTPDAGVKGGHLDVQLVDPPALATAKGSADLGAEVTVRLTGVDLSTGKVDFEVA; encoded by the coding sequence GTGGCGGGCATGGCAGCCGCACACCGAACCGTCACCCTGCGCCCGACCGATCCCGAGGCGGGTGAGGTGGTCGCCGCCGCCGGCCTGACGCAGCGCTTCGACGCGATCCGGGCCGAGCAGGAGGTGCCGGAGGAGTTCCCCGCCGACGTGCTCGCCGAGGCCGAGCGAGTTGCGGCCCAGCCCCTCTCGCGACCGGAGACCGACCTGACGGACCTCCCCTTCGTCACCATCGACCCGCCCGGCTCGATGGACCTCGACCAGGCCATGCACCTGTCCCGGGAGGGCGACGGCTACCGCGTGCGCTACGCGATCGCCCACCTCGAGTCCTTCGTCGAGCCGGGTGGTGCGATCGACGCCGAGGCGCGACGCCGCGGGCAGACGATCTACGCCCCCGACACCCGCACGCCGCTGCACCCGCCCGTGCTCAGCGAGGGTGCGGCGAGCCTGCTGCCCGACGAGGTGCGCCCGGCCTACGTCTGGGACATCCGCCTCGACGCGACGGGCAAGCACACCGCGGCTGAGGTCCACCCGGCGCTCGTGCGCAGCGTCGAGCGCTTGGAGTACACCGCCGTGCAGGCAGCGGTCGACGGCGGCACCGACGACGAGCGCCTGCTGCTGCTCAAGGAGATCGGTGAGCTGCGGATCGCCCTCGAGCAGCAGCGCGGCGGCGCCTCGCTGCCCATGCCTGACCAGGAGGTCGAGGAGGTCGAAGGGGGCTTCCGCCTGCACCTGCGCCCGCTCGTGCCGTCGGAGGACTGGAATGCCCAGATCTCCCTGCTCACCGGCATGGTCGCCGCCGAGATGATGCTCGAGGCGCGGGTGGGCATCCTGCGCACCATGCCCGAGCCCGAGGAGCAGGCGGTCACCCAGCTGCGCCGCATCGCGGGGGCGCTCGGTGTCGAGTGGGCCGAGGGCACCGCGCACGGCGCCTTCCTGCGGTCGCTCGACGGGTCCGACCCCAAGCACCTGGCCCTGATCCACGAGTCGACCGTGCTCTTCCGCGGGGCCGGCTACACGGCCTTCGACGGGCAGCAGCCCGAGATCGTCGAGCAGGCCGCGATCGCCGCCCCCTACGCCCACGTCACCGCGCCGCTGCGCCGTCTCGTCGACCGCTTCGGCCTGGCGCTGTGCGCGGCGGTGAGTGCGGGGCAGGAGGTGCCGCAGTGGGTGCGTGAGGCGCTGCCGCTGCTGCCCGAGCTCATGGAGATCTCGGACCGTCGCGCCGGCGCCGTCGAGCGCGCGACGACCGATGCCGTCGAGGCCGCGACCCTCGCCGACCGCGTCGGGCAGACCTTCGCCGCCGTCGTCGTCGACACCCCCGACGCGGGCGTCAAGGGCGGCCACCTCGACGTCCAGCTCGTCGACCCGCCCGCCCTGGCCACGGCGAAGGGGAGCGCGGACCTGGGCGCCGAGGTCACGGTGCGCCTGACCGGCGTCGACCTGTCGACGGGCAAGGTCGACTTCGAGGTGGCCTGA